ATATTCTGTACCTGTAACAGTTTTGTTCTCTTGATGTGATTGTGATAGCACGAGATTGGGTGATGTTTTTCCATTGTTAATGCTTATATGTCCCATTTGATTAGGGTATCTCAGTTATCGCATGCTGCCTTTCTCTGTAGTTAATTTCCAGACCTttcgttttgtttttctttttcctatgaTTTTCTTACTCTTAAATTTTAAAGGACTAATTTCTGAATTGACGAAATCTTCTTGAGCTGGCTCCACTTGGCTAAGAGGGTGGAGATAAGTTTGTATCTGTTGGTCCTGTATGAAAATTGTGCCATCTAAAAGAATAGGTAGGACAATAGTAAGTCGTTTCTAGTTTTTCACGTGGTTCAAGTCTTTAAAACAGATTAAAAATGAACCCAAAAAATGAGGAGTTGTGTGAATAGTGGAAGAAAAGGTTATTGTATTGTTACAGAAGTTGTACATGTACTTTGAGTTATACACTTTCTATGAATTGGTTTATGTATTTCAGATTTAATGTTGACTTTTGAGCAATTTGATTAATACTCTAGTCATGGCAATAGTGACATATCAAGAGTGAACACATATTAGAGGAAGAAATGTAAGAGAGACATGGAGATAAAGTGTAGGAAGGACATTTAGTACCCGGATTATATCTGTGTATGAATGAAATTATGAAACAATGTGGTGATTGTGAAGATACCTACTCTGAATTAAATATAGGGTGTTTTTTTAAGGAGAAATTTCTATAATTATTGGGTCGTTTCATGCATCATCGTGTCCAGTTACTGGATAGGTTCGACAAATCGATGTGTTTGAATCTTTCTTCAAACATTTTCAAGGATTAAGGCTGATTGATCATTCAGTTACATGCTTGAAAAGGGGCTGGAAAAGCCACATACTAGGATCCTGTACTTACGCATACACTTGAATCTGGATACTTTTCATAAGGCTTGTACTTGCAACCTTTTAGTTAGATGGTGATGATTTTTACATGTGTTTGTGTTGAAAGCTCACGATATTATAAACAGTTTACATTGTGTTGATGTTAAAAATAAGCCATCTTTAGGCACGTGTTGTAACAACTTGAATATTCTTCaggttaaaaatataaatatctaCTCCTTCATGGAATTATGGTTATAAATCAAAACTCTAGCTCCTGGTTCAAGTACTCTTATATGTGACTTTCTCCATCTTGAATATACTTAGACCCCATTGAAAATTGTAGACATGGTATATTATATATCTCCTCACTTTTAGCAGAAATTTGATGTGCTCTTATCTTGTTACATACAGGCACTAATTTATAAGATTTTCCTTATATCTTATCAATTGCTTCTGAGAATTAAAAATTAGTTAAATACAAACTCTTCCATAAGGTTACATTTATCTGAAAAAGTTCTATTAGAAGTGTGGAACAATTGAGCTTTAAATGTGTCCTGTCTATGTTATCAGTAGatctaatttaatttattgataGAGTTCCTCACATAGAATGTTTTTAAATATTAACTCACTGAGGACCTTCTTATTAGAATCAAATTCATGGACGGTGTATCAACTTCTGCAGTCCATGCATAAACACAGTCTtgtttttcaataaaattatatctCCAAAAAGGAGATCTACATATAAGGCAAAGTAATAATGGTTGTTGCTGGTAGAATATAGTTTATATGATCTCATATAAAGGTCTGGGttctattttttcttcaaattcaTTTATGACGATGCACTGACCAGtttcctttttctttgttaGAAAATTCAGTAGCCAGTTTTAGATGGATAACTGAGTTCATAGACCCCTAAAAACATGTAGTACATTTAATAAAGTCAAGAATATGTTTCTCAAGAATAACCAAGATTGTTTTGTGAAGGAAACAGCAAGCATGATAGTGACTCTAATACCACAAAATGAAGAAACACGATACTAAATTCTATGTAGACCTGCCCTGAAAATTCTAGGACAATCTCTTTTTTCTTAACATAACTAATAACATCCCAGCCATAAAAATACAGCCCCACATGAAGTCTGATTCAAACTATAGAacttaaaattacttaaaaataataactAACTAAAATATGACTCTTCCAATAACTGATCAGATGTCCTCTCTCTATTCATAGCCTTCTTTGCCTGATGATGATAAACTTGAAATTTGTCGAAGTGTATTAAATAATTCATAGCCGATGTACCTTTACATTCTCATGTTTCTGCGACCAACATGGGGTGCAGATTTTTCACAAATAATTAATTGTGAGTTAAATGCTCGATTGGGGAACTTTACCTGTTCGCTTTGCGCTTTGGTGGCCTCCAACTGATCTTACGAGTACTAAgagggtatttttctttcaggTTGCCCCTAAACAGAAGATTAGAATCAAATTAAGATCATACTGGGTACCCCTGATTGAGGACTCATGCAAGCAGATAATGGATGCTGCAAGGACAACAAATGCAAAGACCATGGGTCCAGTGCCTCTACCAACAAAGAGAAGAGTGTATTGTGTTCTCAAATCTCCTCATGTGCACAAAGACGCGAGGTTCCATTTTGAAATTCGAACTCATCAACGACTCATTGACATCCTTTACCCAACCGCTCAAACAATTGACTCATTGATGCAGCTCGACTTGCCTGCCGGAGTTGATGTGGAGGTTAAGCTCTAGATTGCGGTGATGTAAAATATGATTTCTTTGTAAGTCTGAAGCTGAATTCTGGCAGACAAGTAGGGTAAGAACAAAATAACGCTACATTTTGTTGTTGTGATAGATGAAATCTATGGTATCTCCTTATTAGTGTATATGCTATGTGCAAGCAGTAAATGTCGATTCCGCCTGTGGTGACATATTAAAAATGTATCTTCTTTTCACGAAGCTATGTTAAGGAAGTTCAACTATGGTGTGTGCTAGGAATTGAGCCGAGTTGAATACCTTCAAGCTCAGGCTTGGCTCGTTAAGTTTATACTCGACTCGAGTTCAACTTCGAGCCTTAAATTGAGCTTGTGCTCGGctcaacaaataaatattgAGTTCGAGCTTGATTCGAATTCGgttcaataattatttgattagagCGAAATTGAGATCGGGATCGAACTCGACTCGTAAATAAAATCTACAACATGTTATTTCGAGCTCAGGTTCGATTGACAACTATTTTAATCTATTAttaggtttttatttttatatattttaacttttacatattatataatattaataatctATATTGAATTCATTGTTGTTAATTAAGTATTGGTGATATTATTTGAggattgattaaaaatttaaagcAGTACATATATAGTTATAGAAATTTAGAGAATAAGTTTTGATAACCGAATAGTAAAATTAGAGCTGTCAAATGGGCTGAGTTGGGCCAGCCCGGCCTAGTCCACTGGGCTTTTGAATTATTGTGGGTCGGGGCGGGTTAGGCCGAAATATGATCGAGCCTCAAAATAACAAGCCCAACCTAACCCCTATCGATCTACTGGGGGGTCGGGTCGAACCcgtccaatatttttttttcttaaattctattttttttgctataataataataataataataataataataataataataataataataataaattaaat
This genomic interval from Salvia miltiorrhiza cultivar Shanhuang (shh) unplaced genomic scaffold, IMPLAD_Smil_shh fragScaff_scaffold_8_1, whole genome shotgun sequence contains the following:
- the LOC131003184 gene encoding 30S ribosomal protein S10, chloroplastic-like; protein product: MASISSSFSTITIPVCNSSIISSRPQVSFYCSNPSKFMALKPSRITSSRVMAAPEVLESNADASATEDEAPSASALSVGADSDKVAPKQKIRIKLRSYWVPLIEDSCKQIMDAARTTNAKTMGPVPLPTKRRVYCVLKSPHVHKDARFHFEIRTHQRLIDILYPTAQTIDSLMQLDLPAGVDVEVKL